The Lytechinus pictus isolate F3 Inbred chromosome 8, Lp3.0, whole genome shotgun sequence nucleotide sequence atttcttcagGAGACAGCTTGacaggagatgatgatgataggaaGGAGATTGAAGAAGTGGAGTTTAAATGTCTTATCAAAGAAGAACCGGATGATGGTGAACGCAACCAACCATCCTGCAGCAAGCAAGGTTTGTTATCATGATCTATATGTTGTGTTAAATGTGCGCAGTACAGAAAAtaatttctatttcaaaatgggtaaacattttaacaaatgCGATTCTAGCTAAATTTCTTTCTAAATTGAATGGTATAACAGGCccaatttataattattattatgccCTTCTGACCTTTCAACAAAAGTGATTTTAGCTACAGTGTACCTATCTTTAATACTGAATTGAATAGTAAAACAGGCAAATTCATCATTTACTATtattgtatcccccgaacagagttcggaggatactatggatttggccttGTCGCGCCGTCcgccgcagagatttccttgtgagcgctctatcagctgcatttcttctccgatcatcttcaaatgtggcatgaacgtccattatggtaaagcaaagccgcctatcgattttggtgtgggcggagacatcgttgccatggtgacAAGTTTTTgtagaaatagcagagatgtccttgtgagcgctctaccagctgcatttcttctccgatcatcttcaaatgtggcatgaaggtccattatggtaaagcaaagccgcctaatgATTTTGGAGTGGGTGGAGACATTGTTGCCGtggtaaccatatttttgtggaaaatttggttaaacctgtaacttctgcttttttccagtttgtcataacagttcaacagaagcaatattagaaggtgaagcgaagatgcctatcatttttgTCGGGGTgtcttagggttaggtttataaaatatatccagattactCTATAATTGTATTCCCCAACAGGTGATACTGGACAATATTTTAGATTCTGCAGAGTCATGCTGCTacgtcatattattgtcatcaaatttggtacccacaggcaaaatgtgggcagggtcattgtcgccatgacaattgtatttatttgtcaaatatctatgtgagctctatatatcgcaatgacGGATGACGCGGTGCGTTtgggggatacatgtgctcggccgcgcgacccgccgagcatctctagttaTAATGCTCATCTGACATTAAATCTGCCAAACCAAGTGAATAGTTCATTTCTATTTATATGAaaactgttttatttttcatcttcattttaaATGGAATAAATTAAAGCTAACTGTTACCAATTCATAGATGATAAAAAGTAGAATTCTAGAACGAAGCAATATGATAGAACCGAAAAAGAGTGTGATGCTAACTTACAGGTGGAGACAATCGCAGCTTGTCATGTAGCATTGTTGTCTTTCTTGgatctatgaaaaaaatattagtcAACATGGGCTGGATTTGATTCTATGCCATTGCATCAGCACTATTCGACTGAACACTTTATAGCACTAGACCACAAACAGTTGACAGCAAATGTGCTCCAAAAGTTTTCTACCCTATGTTGTCAATATATCCAGAAGGATTCTTGTTAATTTGAGGATTACACATTGAAGCAAATTTTTGATAGCTGGATAAACATATTGAATATCTtctgtatgaaaataaaattcattgcCAACTCCTGCATGTGTGtgctttttgttttgtatttattaataAGAAGTAAAACTAATTATTATCACTATATAATGATCCAACATGGTGCACGTGGAATGAGAGGCTACCCTTCAGAAATGACATCTTGCTGTTTAAAACAGGAAGGCTAGCTAGTACTTGGATAGATGGGGCTGCAAGTTTTGAAGTACACGTATGTTCTTTGTCAGCTGGAAagaaattgagtttaaaatacCAACTAGATTAAAATATCCATCATTTCTTTGAGCCAATTTGATACAGAAATGGCTGAAATATACATGAAACACATTGGGCCAATGGATAAGTCTCTAGACTTtgaatcagagggtcgtgggttcaaatccaagcCATGGTGTCGAATCCTTCAGCAAGAAGTGATCCACATTGTTCAGCACTCAACCTGCCAGGATTAATTCCTGTAATGTGCCAAGTGACTTTAGCCGCTTCAGCTTAGCtagggtaatatatagtgcgtcattgaataggcaactagataattggctcatatatataattttaaaaaaatcagtctTTCTTGACAATGGCAACGTCCATTTGAATAAAGTACCAGCCTACATATAAACTCAAATAGGAATTTTCTTTGTCTGCGTAAATAACAGAAGCGCTGTGTCTTTGAACAGCAAGCTTTATAGCATATTGTTGAGTTTTGCATTCCATTCAGATGTAAGCAGTAAATTCACCAGAATTTGTGTAAGAAATGTCACACCTTTCACACTGACATCCTTTTACGTATGCAGAGTGTTAAACATGATACTATTTTCAGCAGGATTTATTTGTCGTTACTGCTATCCCTCTAAAAACCCCTAACCAGTCAACACTTAGAAGAGTGAGCAAAAGTACAGTGGGGCTTTAAATCAAAGGTTTAATAGGCTTTTAAAGTTATGTGACCATTTCCATcaattgatttttctgtaaattcatttttttaccttttgaaaATAGTGGTGACCATTCAGTGATGCCTCAAAAAAGTTCCTCCAAACATTGTCATACAAATGTAGTGGTCCCCATTGGTGTAAATCTGTGACGTCAGACAATTCATGTGAGGGGGATGACACAATAGATCATCCTCCTCCCCCTGAACAATAGATACACCACTCTGGCATATGTATGCCAGTAGTGATCACACTTCATCCGAAACCTACATGAAgattattttttgacattatcaGCAGCCCAGTCCTTCCTTGTGAAGTTCATCAGAAACCTACATGAAGATTATTTCTTGACATTATCAGCAGCCCAGTCCTTCCTTGTGAAGTTCATCAGAAACATACATGAAGATTATATCTTGACACTACCAGTAGCCTTGCTTGTGAAGTGGATTTATTAGCAAAACTTCCATTTGTGAATCTGTATACTCCCGATTAGTTTATACGCCCACAGTTTCCAGGATCCAGGTTTGTGATCTTTTGCAGAATCAAACTTTGGGGTACCGGTAATCCCCAAACTTCGTAGTAAGGTGGTTTTATATTCTATAAAAGAGGATGGCATTCCACACCTTACATCACACTTGCCAAGTAATTGAATGGCCTAAGTGCTTGACATCCGTTTTATTAGACCGCACTTGAAGGATACCTCAACAGGATGCGATCAAACATGCCAGAATCAGTGAATGCAATTATCTATTTTGGATAATGTGAAAAGCATTGTTTACATGAATTTAATCTTGGACGAGGGAACGCGTTTCATGCCACTACaagtacacgtacatgtagagCGTACAGTGACTCGATGAGTTTAAGCAACAAGTTTTTATAAGCGACTGCACTTCTATAGCCAGGTTTCAGTTCTTGGTGCAGTCAagacaagatgatgggatttCATCAAACTTAAGGAGGTCAAGAAAGAGGAGATTTTGGATGAGACTGCATAGTCCATATGACGCTTAATCCATCCCACCCCATCTATGATTTGATATGAATCTCTTTGTCTTTGCTTCTGAGATTAATCTGGTAAAAGAGAGTGTCTGCTATAAATCagatcttgaaaaaaaagtaaacagattgaaaaaaaaaagactaagaataatatttcaaagatAAACTACCAGTAAATGATAGAATAGAGTCGACCAGCTGATACTAACTTTCAAGTTTTCTACAAGTAAATTGAATGCTCAAATTACAAAGCTGATTTTCTTAGAATTTTTTTCGAGTGTGAATCtacaaataaatcattttgtgaGATCAGTGCCAGGGAGGTGGCAGTTTTCTGCGCCCCCTTCCCCcttaacatgttttttttgaaaacttacataatttattactgaaaattttctcaGATTTTGTTAAGCGTGCACAAACTCCTTTaatttcactttagaaaatgtataaaaaagcACCTCCATAACAAGCGTGGTTGCTTTGCTTtcttgctacatgtatatgtaaatatTGCTTTTCCATTTgtgtaaaaaaattacatgattGCAAATAGTTCCACCCTGTATCCTAAAATTAGCATAAGAACctattccttttctctctcttttttctctctctctgtatctcTCTTTAGCTTGTATAGAATTGTTTATTATTTCCCATTCTGTTTTAATAGCCAGTGGGTATTTTAAGCCTGGAGTTGTCTGGTGCGTTTCTAAGTTCTGTTATGCTTGAAACGAATcttcttttttgtatatttcGTTCTGCTCTCCTACTCAGGTGGGAATTCGAGTGAGCAGAGGAGCAATGAGGAAATGGCAGGTGATGCATCATGTGACAGATCACATGCTCATGGACTGAGTTCTGCTAACAGTGCTTACTTGTCAGATCATGGAGAATTGGCTGAAGATACCACAACCCAAAATGTGTATTATGAGACACGTGAAGAAGCATCTTCAGGGAAGGTTTACAGCATATTTTCGCCTAGAAGCTATCAACATGATCCTCCCCAGGACCCTGGCATTGATAAACCTTACGTCTGCCCTGTTTGCAGTAAAGGATTTACCCGCAGCGATTGCTTTCGAAGGCATAAGAAAACGCATCGTAGTGAAAGGCCTCATGAGTGCCATTTATGCCCAAAGAGGTTTCAGCGTGCCGAAGATCTCCGAAGACACCTACGAACCCACTCTGGAGAAAAACCATATGCATGCTCCGTTTGCAATCGACGCTTTGGTAGGAACTCAAGTCTCAAACAACATATGGCACGTTATGAGGTTAGCTGCGACACTGGTCAACGTGTGATTAAATGTATAATGGAAAAAGTGCTTGTATAACGAGATGAAAGTTTGTTATGTAGATGCACACAAGATACCATACTGGAGAAAACAGTTTTGCCACGAAAGAATTTCCAAGCTCGTCATCTTACTGTACAGGAAAGAATCCACACAGGAAAGAGTGTCTTGGAATATCTGCTTGTGTTATCAAAAGCATTTCCATCATGACTTTCAGCAACCTTGTGAACCTCGTTATCCATGTAAATTCCTTTGCGTCAAAGTGCAGCACATAATAGATATTTCATTTGAGTATGCAGAGCATCTGTGAAGACATCAGGAAAAATGAGGGAATGTCAGGTGATACATCATGTGACAGATCACATGTTCATGGACAGAGTGCTGGTACCAGTGCTGTTTCAGATCAATTGGCTGAAGATATCACGACCCAATCTGTGTACGGTGAGACACATGAAGAATCATTTTCAAGGATGTTTTACAGCATATTTTTACCTAGAAGCAATCAACATAATCCTCCCCAGGACCCTGGCATTGAAAAACCTCATGTCTGCCCTGTTTGCAGGAAAGGATTTACCCACATCAATTGCTTTCGAAGGCATAAGAAAATCCATCGCAATGAAAGGCCTCATGTGTCATTTATGACCGAAAAAATTTCAACGTGCCGAAGATCTCCGAAGGCACATGTGGAAACACAAGGAGAAAAACCATATATGCTCAGTATGCGATAAACGCTAATAGTTGGAACTCAAGTTTCAAAAACCATTTGGCAGTTCATAAATGAGAAAAACTATATATATGCTCAGTATGCGATAAACGCTAATAGTTGGAACTCAAGTTTCAAAAACCATTTGGCAGTTCATAAATGAGGTTAGCAATGTTTGATTAGATGTACTTAGTGGAAAAGGGAATGTATTACAAGATGAAAGTCTGTCATGTCAATATACTGTCAATGCACACAAGATATGCAAGAAAAAACAGTTTTGCCACGAAAAAATTTCCAAGTTCATCATCTAGCTGTACAGGAGAATCAACATGGGAAAGAAAGTCTTGGAATAACTGTTTGCGTTATCAAAAGCATTTCCGCCAAGACTTCTGGTACCCTTGTGAACATCTTAGCCATGAAAATTCATTTGCGTAAAAGTGCAGCACATGATAGATATTTTATTCTGCTCTTTTACTCAGGTGGGAATTCAAGCAAACAGAGCTCCTGTCAAGAAATAGGGAACACTCAGATAATGTCAGGTGATACATCACATGACAGATCACATGGGAAGCATCTCCCAGGTGACTACCCTTTACCAGCTGTCCTAGGAACCCCTTCCCATTCATCTCCCAGAGGCCATCGCTCAAGTGAGTATGGCTCCTATCTCTTGCCAAACCAAGTGGATTATCCTCAAAGACAGAATGCAACTGACAGTGCTACCATGTCAGATCGGAAGAGGTTGGATGGAGGCATTGTGGTGGAGAATGAGAATTATGACACATATTCTTTACAAAACACAAAAAGGTCATTCCCCGTCGAGACAAGAAGCATTCAAAGTACTTCTTGCATCAATCCCGAAGGAGAAAACACTTTTCTCTGTTCCATTTGCAGTAAGGAATTTAACCGCAAGCATAATTTGAGGCGGCATATGAAATTCCATGAAGGAAAAAGACCTCACACGTGCTCTTTCTGCAACAAAACTTTTGTACAAAAAGGCGATCTCAGGAGACATGAGCGATCCCATACTGGGGAAAGACCGTATTCATGTTGTTTTTGTGACAAACGCTTTATAGATACATCCCACCTAAAAGCTCATTTGTTAATTCACACTGGAGAAAAGCCGTATGAATGCAGCCTTTGTGACAAAACCTTTTCTCATAAAGCTAGCCTAACGGTTCACCTGAGATTGCACAGTGGTGAGAAGCCATTCAAGTGTTCACTCTGCGACAACAGCTTTTCTTTGAAAAGTCAGCTCATGAATCATCAGATCAAACACACGGGCATAAAGCCATACCAGTGCTCGGTTTGTGAGAAAAGGGTCGGGACAAAAAGCTCTTTAAGTCAACATATGAAGATTCATTCAGGAGAAAAACCATTTCAGTGTTCTGTATGTTCAAAGTGCTTTCGGCGGAAGAGTACTCTTAAAAAACATATGAAAATCCATGGAATCTCTTGTGAGGACTTGTGATTTCCTATGAAACACTGTCAAATCATCAATGTTCGGCAGACGTTACACATTTCTAACCGGGGAGCTTTTCATATAATCTTTTGTCAACGATTTTTCGTGACTTATTCGATCTCAACCAATGATCACTTAAAACAGTAATAAACAGTGCAAATCTTTGATTATTTCTTACATGAAATTATCCCATTGTTTCATCTATTGTTTTGAGTGGTATACGTACTGTGTGCAATGTTTACTTTGCATTTCAAGGATGTGGAATTAAAGTGGAGAAGAAGTGAATTATGATTCAAATCACTGTTTATGATATCAAACATACAGAGATGCCAACTGTCCTATACTGGATTTACATTTTttctctgaaaatatttatcttactttttttcatttttaaatttaagaAAAAGACAATTAGCAAATTTGCTCTGGTCTGAAATCTGAAACAAGTAAAATCTGCTGAGTTTGATGAGGGATGAAATGTCGAGAGATTTTTGGAATAtcagatttttacatttttattgatatttagaTTAAGCACATTCCATCAATAAAATACTTTCAGAGGAATTTTaacttgaattttattttggaaaatctCCTTTTTGTGGTCCCAAACATAATGTATTTAAGTTGATATAATTttgttgataaaatattaaaCTCAAAAGTCAAGTGTCGTGAAACTTTACAACAATATTCTCCTTAAAGATATCTGATAACCAGCAAAATCTGAAAgctttttaaaacatttgtatAGGTTTAAAATCTCTGAATGGCTAATATGTAAGgtgcactacatgtatatcttggaCTGTAAGGCCCAAGATAAACAAATGTGTACTGAGGCCGGCCTTGGAGATACCTTGACATACAGTGTATACATCAGCTCAGCTTACTATTTTTGATTGCTAGACTGGACTGTGTCCACCTACGTACAAGGCGATGTGAGTCCCTCAATTACTCTAAGGTGGCTTAAGCATTGAACTACAAATAGCTAGCAAAAGTTATTACTAACGAACAAGAGAAAATGTTGACGTGAAAAGACAGTTGATTCGTGtcacttaaccctaaaaagactggatttattgcaaaaaatgacagtgggggctgaatcagccctccccctcaacatttttcgtGATAAATCCACCACTTAAATTTTTATTACTGCATCGCTcattgactttttacttttttaaagtCTTGTGCAACTTCTGAGATAAAAAATGCGACCCCCAGGTAAGCGGTTCCGagattacgcaacattttgtaagtgcatgcagacccaaaattactcaaaaatgtgaattcgtgtaaaaatccaatgcaaatagtgtttttagccataattcataaatgtacatgtatcatttatttttccttttactaattaaaatcaaatgatcTCTTGTTCATGGTCAAAATAAAATGcccaacaatttccattgaaaaaaagcAATAAACAAAAAGTGGAAAACAAGGAACATCAGAAATCTAGAAAACAATGTGATGTTGATTTTTTAAACTACATTTGATCATATTCCTATAAAGAGTCTTTGATCCAAAATTAGCATATGATAGGCATTATTTActgaattagagcaaacttttttatttaatgcaTAATCAATTAGCCATGAGattttttcgcagaatttgaccATTGAGTTTTGTAGAAAATGCTATGGATAAGGCACGTGCCAATTTTTGTCGCGATCATGCTAttgacggccgagatcttaagggggactgattcaggcccccccccccccagtcttaggcgtcgaaatagcccagtctatttatgGTTAAATAGGCGATGTGGATAAAGAATCTCAAAGCAGTTTCAGTCTTCTAGCATGTGTGGAACACCACCCAAATTGCTTGGTTGAGGCCGGCTCAAAAGCTGGTGTTGGATGTGGCTTCAAACCCAATGCATGTGTATCTTGGGTCTTAGCCTGAAGAATTTGGCAAAAGACTACCTCTCTAGCATCACATAAAAGAACCCACAAAGTCATTTCCTGACACTTTATAAGTCAATAGGGcgttacatttacatgtagctttTCTAAATTAGGTACAATTTTCAGTCAGACTGAATTCTTTTCAACAATTTTACATGACTGCCTGGGAAGCAATAAATCATTAGTATGGTCTCTGCTTACTTTCTCTGGATGGTTATAGGATAGATATTAGAAGCATTCTGTTCCATTTTTAAACtcatcaatgataataataataatattccgcatttataaagtgttaatacatcggaacgacgtctctaagcgctttacagacatattattaccccggtcatcggatccttgcatgcccgcatacaatgtatgcaccctctccactccctggggagcattccaacaagagttccaagactcaattgctaggcatactacataggctttcgcatcctaccaggtacccatttaacacctgggtggagagtggcaaagtgtggattaatgcttgccaaaggacgctaggccatggtgggattcgaacacacgaccatctgattacaaggcgagagtcagaaccacttcaccacgacgcttccacatGATAATTATATGCTCAGATGGGAATTCAAATGTGCAGAGCACCTGTGAAGGTATCAGGAAATATTAGGAAATGTCAGGTGATACATCATGTGACAGATCACATGCTCATGGACAGAGTTCTGCTACAAGTGCTAACATGTCAGATCAATTGGCTGGAGACATCACGACTCAATGAGGGTATGGTGAGATGGTTGAAGAAGCATTTTCAAGGAAGTTATTTTCAACTAGAAGTAATCAACATAATCCTCCCCCGGACCCTGGCATTGATAAACCTTTTCTCTGCCCTGTTTGCAGTAAAGGATTTACCCACAGCGATTGCTTTCAGAGTCATAAAAACCCATCGAAAGGAAAGGACTCATGTGTCATTTATGACGAACCTGCGAAGATGTTTGCAATTACATGCGGACCCACACTGGAGAAAAACCATATGTATGCTCCATCTGTGATCAACGCTTTGGTAGGAACTAAagtctcaaaaaaatatatagcacGTCAAAGCTGAGGGTAGCAACATCACTTGTCAACGTGTGATAAAATGTCTAGTAGAAAAAGTGCTTGTATTACAAGATGAAAGTTATGTCAATACAACAGTTTTGTTGTGAAAAAATTTCCAAGCTCATCATCTTACTGTACAGGACAGAATCCACACAAGACAAAATTTCTTTGAATATCTGTTTGTGCTATCAAAAGCATTTCCATCAAGACTTCTGGTGATCTTTTGAACCTCATTATCAATGAAAATTCCTTTGTGTCAAAGTGCCGCACATAATAGATATTTGATTCTGCTCTTTTACTCAGGTGGAAATTCAAGTGTACTAAGCATCTGTGAAGAGATCAGGAAAAATGAGGAAATGTCAGGTGATACATCATGTGACCGATCACATGCTCATGGACTGAGTTCTGCTAACAGTGCTTCCAGGTCATATCAAGGAGAATTGACTGAGGACATAATGAcccagtacatgtatgtgtgtggtGAGACACATGAAGAAGCATTTTCAAGGAAGTTATTTTCACCTAGAAGTAATCAACATAATCCTCCCCAGGACCCTGGCATTGATAAAACTTACACCTGCCCTGTTTGCAGTAAAGGATTTACCCGCAATGATTGCTTTCAGAGGCATAAGAAAATCCATCGAAAGGAAAGGCCTCATGTGTGCCGTTTATGCCCGAAGAGATTTCTGCGTGCCGAAGATCTTCGAAGACATATGCGGATACACACTGGAGAAAAACCATATGTATGCTCTGTATGCGATAAATGCTTTAGTTGGACTTCTAGTTTCAAACGCCATTTGACAGTTCATAGATGAGGTTGGCAACATAACTGGTTACGGTGTGGTTAGATGTTTAGTGGAAAAATATGTCAATATTCTGTCAATGCACTCAAGATACCATACTGGAGAAAAACAGACTTGCCACAATGAACATGTCCAAGTTCATCATCTATTAACCTGTACAAAAGAATCATCATGGGAGAAAAGGTCTTGGATgttatttttttgctttatcAACAGTATTTCTGCCAAGACTTCTGGTACTTATGTGAACATCCTTATCCATGAAAAGTACTTTGTGTAAAAGTGCAACACATAATAGATATTTTATTCTGCTCTTTTTAAATACTCAGGTGGGAATGTAGGCAAACAGAGCTCCTGTCAACAAAAAGGGAATACTCAGATAATATCAGGTGATTTATCACATGGGAGGCATCTCCCAGGTGACTACCCTTTACAAGGAACCCCTTCTTATTCATCTCCCAGAGGCAATTGCTCAAGTGAGTATGGCTCCTATCTCTTACCAGACCAAGCAGATTATCCTCAAGGACAGTGCTCTGCTGACAGTGCTACCACGTCAAATCATGATGGTGAAAGATTGGTTCTAGACATTGTTGTGGGGAATGAGAAATATCAcacaaattctttacaaaacaCAAAGAAGTTATCCCCTGTCACTGCAACGAGAAGCATTCAAGGCAATCCTGGCATCGACCCCAAAGAAGAAAGCACCTTTCTCTGTTCCGTTTGCAATGAAGGATGTAAACGCAAGGATGATTTGAAGCGGCATATGATCTTCCACAAAGGGAAAAAGCTTCATGAGTGTTCTTTCTGCAACAAAACTTTTGTATCAAAAGCCAATCTCATTAGACATGAGCGATCCCATACTGGGGAAAGACCGTATTCATGCTTTATTTGCAACAAACGGTTTCTAGATACGTCTCATCTAAAAGCTCATCTGTCAATTCACACGGGAGAAAAACCGTATGAATGCAGCCTTTGTAACAAAGCCTTTTCTCTTAAAGCTCCTCTAATGGCTCACCTGAGAATGCACAGTGGTGAGAAGCCATTCAAGTGTTCACTCTGCAAAAACAGCTTTTCTTCCAAAAGTAATCTCAAGGCTCATCAGATCAAGCACACGGGCGAAAAGCCGTACCAATGCTCGGTTTGTGAGAAAAGGCTGTGGAAAAAAGACTCTTTAAATCAACATATGAAGATTCATACAGGAGAAAAACCATTTCAGTGTTCTATTTGTTCAAAGAACTTTCGGCAGAAGAGTAATCTtaaaaatcatatgaaaatcCATGAAATATCTTCTGACGATTTGTGATTTCCTACGATAAAAGTATGGCAgatattaaaaattattatcCGACGAGCATTTCATAATCTTTTGTCAGCGATTTTCCCTGACTTATTCGGTCTCAACCAATGTAATATTTCACTTAAGGTGACAGGTGCcctaaaaaaattttttttttatgatttcaatttttttgtctcCTTTGCTAGTTTCATGTGTGTACTTCATCATGCAACTTGTTTTATCTCAATATTCTACCTCTTGTTTTAATAAGAGGGgggttaaaacatatttttttcataaaattctcAAACCGGAAGTAGTATTTTACACACCGGAAGTGATtaaatctgtccccaaaacCTTTGATactgcctttaaaaaaaatcagaaattccCCAGATTTTTTTTGGCTGAAGCCCCAGATATTCCATGTAGCAAAGTGGACTACCACCCTCTGTTGGCCAAATAGGGAGAGCTACTGTATTGCACAATATGGCAGCGACTTCAAGTTACATACACTATGTGACAGACATGGCACGTTACAAATTTccgttattattagta carries:
- the LOC135155030 gene encoding zinc finger protein 32-like; the encoded protein is MKIPLCQSAAHNRYLILLFYSGGNSSVLSICEEIRKNEEMSGDTSCDRSHAHGLSSANSASRSYQGELTEDIMTQYMYVCGGNVGKQSSCQQKGNTQIISGDLSHGRHLPGDYPLQGTPSYSSPRGNCSSEYGSYLLPDQADYPQGQCSADSATTSNHDGERLVLDIVVGNEKYHTNSLQNTKKLSPVTATRSIQGNPGIDPKEESTFLCSVCNEGCKRKDDLKRHMIFHKGKKLHECSFCNKTFVSKANLIRHERSHTGERPYSCFICNKRFLDTSHLKAHLSIHTGEKPYECSLCNKAFSLKAPLMAHLRMHSGEKPFKCSLCKNSFSSKSNLKAHQIKHTGEKPYQCSVCEKRLWKKDSLNQHMKIHTGEKPFQCSICSKNFRQKSNLKNHMKIHEISSDDL